Proteins from a single region of Undibacterium sp. KW1:
- a CDS encoding sulfurtransferase yields the protein MYTTLINATELASHIADTNWVVLDCRHDLMDTNAGQAAYEQGHIPGAQFVHLDQRLSAAKVDADGVFRGRHPLPEKADFIATLQALGINDDSQVIVYDAHGGMFAARLWWMLRWVGHRAAAVLDGGLPAWTAAGQPVTTEVPPARSGSITDKHALALTVGVIDVLGNISSAARTLVDARAADRFRGENETIDPVGGHIPGAKNRFFKDNLQADGRFKPAEQLQQEWSAIVGDASHAIMQCGSGVTACHNLLALEVAGLHGAALYPGSWSEWCADTSRPVER from the coding sequence ATGTACACCACATTGATCAATGCAACAGAGCTGGCATCCCACATCGCCGACACCAACTGGGTCGTGCTGGATTGCCGCCATGATTTGATGGATACCAATGCAGGCCAGGCTGCCTATGAGCAGGGCCACATCCCCGGCGCGCAATTTGTGCACCTGGACCAGCGCCTGTCGGCTGCCAAGGTCGATGCTGATGGTGTTTTCCGTGGCCGCCATCCCCTGCCTGAGAAAGCGGATTTCATCGCTACTTTGCAGGCGCTGGGCATCAATGATGACAGTCAGGTCATCGTCTATGACGCGCATGGTGGCATGTTTGCCGCACGCCTGTGGTGGATGTTGCGCTGGGTGGGGCACAGGGCGGCTGCCGTGCTGGATGGTGGCTTGCCAGCCTGGACTGCGGCAGGCCAGCCAGTCACGACAGAAGTGCCACCTGCACGCAGCGGTAGTATCACAGACAAGCATGCACTGGCGCTGACCGTTGGTGTCATTGACGTATTGGGCAATATCAGCAGCGCTGCCAGAACCCTGGTCGATGCCCGCGCTGCTGACCGCTTCCGTGGCGAGAATGAAACCATAGACCCGGTAGGTGGCCACATTCCCGGTGCCAAAAACCGCTTCTTTAAAGACAATCTGCAAGCCGATGGACGCTTCAAACCGGCAGAACAGTTGCAGCAAGAGTGGTCTGCCATCGTGGGCGATGCCAGCCATGCCATCATGCAATGCGGTTCAGGCGTAACGGCCTGTCATAACCTGCTGGCGCTGGAAGTGGCAGGCTTGCACGGCGCGGCCTTGTATCCGGGATCGTGGAGTGAGTGGTGTGCGGATACGTCCAGGCCGGTGGAGCGCTGA
- a CDS encoding DMT family transporter, with amino-acid sequence MQSLWMLVASFLFSIMGVCVKLASADYSTSEIVAYRGAIGMLMIAALIRFKGGTLKTRMPYHHLVRGGVGVVSLWLWFYALGKLPLAMAVTLNYMSPIWIAAILLVSAWWGKQRGLTWQPVAAILMGFIGVVLLLRPSIHADQVIGGMIALLSGMLAAWAYMQVRQMGLLGEPEYRVVFYFSMTCAVAGLLGTLIGKSFHATVGDVTWHHLDSRGIMLLLAIGVTAASAQMAMTRAYRLGNTLVTANLQYVGIVFSSVWDVLIWKESLAWLSWVGIAVILCSGLLATFYNAKTNRKSIPGDAISSE; translated from the coding sequence ATGCAGTCTTTATGGATGCTGGTGGCCAGCTTTCTGTTTTCCATCATGGGTGTTTGCGTCAAGCTGGCATCGGCCGATTATTCAACTTCAGAAATCGTCGCCTACCGTGGTGCGATAGGCATGCTGATGATTGCTGCGCTGATCAGGTTCAAAGGCGGCACTCTAAAAACCCGTATGCCCTATCACCATCTGGTGCGTGGTGGCGTGGGGGTGGTCTCGCTATGGTTATGGTTCTATGCATTGGGCAAGTTGCCGCTGGCAATGGCCGTGACACTGAATTACATGTCGCCGATCTGGATTGCCGCCATCCTGCTCGTCAGCGCCTGGTGGGGCAAGCAGCGTGGCCTGACCTGGCAGCCGGTAGCCGCCATCCTCATGGGCTTTATCGGCGTGGTTTTGTTATTGCGACCCAGCATACATGCTGACCAGGTCATAGGTGGCATGATCGCCCTGCTATCCGGCATGCTGGCAGCCTGGGCGTATATGCAGGTGAGGCAGATGGGCTTGCTGGGCGAGCCTGAATACCGCGTGGTATTCTATTTTTCCATGACCTGTGCTGTCGCTGGTCTGCTGGGCACGCTGATAGGCAAGTCCTTCCACGCCACAGTGGGCGATGTCACCTGGCATCATCTTGACAGCAGGGGCATCATGCTCTTGCTGGCGATAGGTGTGACAGCCGCCAGCGCGCAAATGGCCATGACACGTGCCTATAGACTTGGTAATACCCTGGTCACAGCCAACCTCCAATATGTGGGCATCGTCTTTTCCAGTGTATGGGATGTGCTGATCTGGAAAGAAAGCCTGGCCTGGCTAAGCTGGGTGGGTATAGCGGTGATTTTATGCAGCGGCTTGCTGGCGACATTCTATAATGCCAAAACCAATCGCAAATCCATACCCGGCGATGCCATCAGTTCAGAATAA
- a CDS encoding aromatic ring-hydroxylating dioxygenase subunit alpha, with product MSDLASLSTLARSDAQLPVYVYFDETLLQREIKDLFHSGPRYVGHELMVPNVGDFATLAAENEGRMLVRSAQGIELMSNVCRHRQALMFNGRGNTNNIVCPLHRWTYDLKGELIGAPHFADTPCLNLQRTPLQNWNGLLFEQNGYNVMERMSKLSVTQDLDFTDYMLDHVEVHECDYNWKTFIEVYLEDYHVEPFHPGLGSFVSCDDLKWEFGEDYSVQTVGVHKGLQKSGSPTYQRWQEQVLKFRNGEAPKYGAIWLTLYPNIMVEWYPHVLVVSTLWPTATGKTRNVVEFYYPEEIVLFEREFIAAERAAYMETCVEDDEIGQRMDAGRKILFDRGVNEVGPYQSPMEDGMQHFHEWYRRKIAV from the coding sequence ATGTCCGATCTGGCTTCTTTGTCTACACTCGCGCGTTCTGACGCGCAACTTCCGGTTTACGTGTATTTTGATGAAACGCTGTTACAGCGCGAAATCAAAGATTTATTCCATTCTGGTCCGCGTTATGTCGGCCATGAACTCATGGTGCCCAATGTCGGCGACTTTGCCACGCTTGCTGCCGAAAATGAAGGCCGCATGCTGGTGCGCAGTGCGCAGGGCATAGAACTGATGTCGAATGTCTGCCGTCACCGCCAGGCATTGATGTTCAATGGGCGTGGCAATACCAATAATATTGTCTGCCCGCTGCATCGCTGGACGTATGACCTCAAGGGCGAACTCATCGGTGCGCCGCATTTTGCAGACACCCCTTGCCTGAATTTGCAGCGTACACCGCTGCAAAACTGGAATGGCCTGCTGTTCGAGCAAAACGGCTACAACGTCATGGAACGCATGTCCAAACTCAGTGTCACCCAGGACCTGGATTTCACTGACTATATGCTGGATCATGTCGAAGTGCATGAATGTGATTACAACTGGAAGACTTTTATTGAAGTCTATCTGGAAGATTATCACGTTGAGCCTTTCCATCCTGGTCTGGGCAGTTTTGTATCTTGCGATGACCTTAAATGGGAATTCGGCGAAGACTACAGCGTGCAAACTGTAGGCGTGCACAAGGGCTTGCAAAAGTCCGGTTCGCCCACTTACCAGCGCTGGCAAGAACAAGTGCTGAAGTTCCGTAATGGCGAAGCACCCAAGTACGGCGCGATATGGCTGACCCTGTACCCCAACATCATGGTTGAATGGTATCCGCATGTCCTGGTGGTCTCTACCCTGTGGCCTACGGCGACTGGCAAGACCCGTAATGTGGTTGAGTTTTATTATCCTGAAGAGATCGTGCTGTTTGAGCGCGAATTCATCGCGGCTGAACGTGCAGCCTATATGGAAACCTGCGTCGAGGATGATGAGATAGGCCAGCGCATGGATGCCGGGCGCAAGATTTTGTTTGACCGTGGCGTCAATGAAGTCGGCCCCTATCAATCGCCCATGGAAGATGGCATGCAGCACTTCCATGAATGGTACCGAAGAAAAATCGCGGTATAG